A section of the Humulus lupulus chromosome 2, drHumLupu1.1, whole genome shotgun sequence genome encodes:
- the LOC133820023 gene encoding flotillin-like protein 1: MYIVARPNEYLVVKDIGSDMKICRKAYITYHFQMTKTIDVRPYWYQFRIGIKSIDNTPFVIHATFKMCPDLNDKAAIILYAKLVYPHSYLDFANPPYLLLDKYIKTKISNIASTMTEGEIFINNDDGASQLFKDKVLQLQHHFRCCFWIIILNNDVNIKKQTFEKPFFRFLLSS, translated from the coding sequence ATGTACATAGTTGCTCGTCCAAACGAGTACTTGGTAGTGAAAGACATAGGTAGTGATATGAAGATATGTAGGAAAGCTTATATTACGTACCATTTTCAAATGACCAAAACAATTGATGTTAGGCCATACTGGTATCAATTTCGCATTGGGATCAAATCTATTGATAACACACCCTTTGTAATCCATGCAACCTTCAAGATGTGCCCTGATCTTAATGACAAGGCTGCAATTATTCTCTATGCCAAGCTTGTCTATCCACATAGTTACTTAGATTTTGCTAATCCTCCTTATTTGCTTTTGGATAAGTATATTAAAACTAAGATTAGTAATATTGCCTCCACCATGACCGAGGGTGAGATTTTTATCAATAACGACGATGGGGCTTCACAATTGTTCAAGGACAAAGTTCTCCAACTTCAACATCATTTTCGTTGTTGTTTTTGGATTATTATACTCAACAATGATGTCAATATCAAGAAACAAACTTTTGAAAAGCCATTTTTTAGATTCCTACTTTCATCTTGA